The Penicillium psychrofluorescens genome assembly, chromosome: 2 nucleotide sequence ATACGAAGGATTGAGCTTCCCCTATTTATAACCGTCTTCCTGTCGGTCTCGGTGTCACAGTATGGTGAACGAAGTCGTGAGGGAGCAAGACTTGGTACCGCGATTTGAGGATACATGCAatgcagcagcaaggccTTGATCAGTGCTGGATTCCGCGAATTGGCGTTTAGTTCAGGACCTCCGAATTGATAGCTCTCATCCAAGCTGGCTTGGTCTGGACGAATAAGCCCTGCGCTAGAGAGCTTGCCGAGGATCTCACGAGACACAAGGTAGGTTTCATGATACCTGGGGAAATGGATACAATGTTTCACACAGAAATCCAAGGCTTTCCATCGCCCGGATCGCATATAAACGTCTCGGACAGCTTTGAAGGCATTGATTAACCCAATGTGGTCGCTGCCACTGGCTTGTGCAAAGCTCTGAAGTTCATGGACAACTTGAGCTTTGCCATCCGGAGTGGATTGGAAGCGGAACAGCGAGCTTTCCGCCATGGCCCCGTGGATCAACAGAGGGTCAAGACAGCGGAAAATAATGCCAAGGATAACCAGTTTGGCACGGGCCGGATCTATGCTGAGCTGGGAGAGAATGTGGCCAAGGTGAGTGAGAGTGTCGTTCTCGTCCACCGCTTGTAAGCGGCGCAAGGAATCCATCGCAGCTTGCACATTCATGATGTCTGGCGACTCGATAGCCTCTTGGAGGAGTTCGGTTACTGAGACGTCGGGAGCGCAAACCATTGCTCGCAGACAGACGTCTTGGAGGTCCATGCGGGTGATTTCTGGAGATTTGGTGACTCGAAAGCCATCATGTCGCTCTTCGGTATAGAGAGCGAAATACTCTCCTGGCTGGACGCGCCCTGCACGGCCTGCGCGTTGGATTGCACTAGATTTACTAATCCACGAGCAAGCCAGCCGCCGGGATAGTGACTTGCTGTCAAAGACCGCTTCGTGTGCCTTGCCGCAGTCAACCACGAACTTCACATCAGGGAATGTGACCGACGCTTCAGCTATGTCGGTAGCCAGGAGGATTCTTCTGCAGCCTGTGGGCACTTCCATGGCAATGTTCTTCTGTCCTTCTGGCAGCAGCGCATGTAAGGCTAAGATCTGGAAACGGTTTTCATCAGAAAAGGAGAATCCAAATCCAGGACCGCGGGAACGaagcatctcctccaccatgagAATGTGCTTCATGCCCGGGAGGAAGACCAATACAGAGCCTGTATCTCTTGTGGACAGGATGTGAACTATTGTTGCCAGTAATAGTTCATATGGAATCAACGGGTCCTCGTACTCGCTTGAGGCGTTGCGAAATTGATTGGGCGTTGCCTTGAGTGATTCCAAAACTAGAGCCACGTCTGAAGGTGGTCCGCTGCTGAAATGCTTATAGTGCTGCAATAAGTAATTGGACGTTTCGTATTTAGTGTCCGGGTTGTTAAAGAACTGAGCCAGGGCATCGGAACTCCCGTAAAGGCGGATAAGGCTCTGAAGAATCTCATCAAGATAGTGCTTCTCTACGGGAAACGAACGGCCAGGGATGATAAGATGAGGAGCAGGGGTCATCGTCCCGTCTGGTCCCTTGTTGCTGAAATaggaagagaagagatcGACATCCAGGGTTGCGCTCATCACGATCACCTTAGGCGCGGAGTGACCAAGAGCCTGACGTTGGCTGATCAAACGCTTCAACAACAGCATCACGAAATCGATGCCGACATCCCGCACATGGATTTCGTCGAGCATGATGTGGGAGAAAGAGTGGAGAAATTGTGGTGAAGTTTGTAAGAGATTAAGCATGATACCAGTGGTGCAGTAGGTGATCGCGCCACCAGTGCGCGGCCAATGGGACTCAAATCGGACCTGGAAGCCAACTGTATCACCGATTTTTTCGCCTCTTTCGTGGGCGACTCGCTGAGCCAGCGAGCTGGCTGCTATTCGGCGTGGCTGAACGCAAAGCACTCGGATTTCAGCGCCGGCTTGCCTCCTGATTGCTTGATCAAGAACCATCTGAGGAATCTGAGTTGACTTTCCAGAGCCCGTCTCTCCTGCAATCAGGCAGTAAGTGTGGTTATTGATGATGTCCAAGATCTGTCTCTCATATTTCCACACGGGCAACCCATCAATTGCTTCTCTGAGAGCTCGGCGTTGTGGAttggttttggttttgtGAATCCTTTTCAGAGCCTTCATTAAATACTGCGATCTCTCTCTCGTCTGCTGGGGAGACTGCAAAAATGCCATTCTCCTTTTTGCCAGTGGTTTGATAGGTGTTTTTTTGCGATTCATGCTCATCGTCTCGGCCTGAAGCAGGTCCTTTGTTGCAAAGCGCATCGCGAGAAGTAGATCATCGTCCACATTAATTCGGACGGCCCTTAGACTCCGCTCTTTTCTCACGAGCTGCGTCCATAGTCCTTCCTTTTTCAGTTGCGGTATCATTCTCTCTAACACGAGCACCTTTGCTATTTTCTATGACCGAATTATCAGATCTTGCCATTTTAGACAGGAAATCCTTGGACTTACACGGGACTGGCATGTCACAGTAGACGACCATGTAAAGCGCGATTGCGGGACCGTAATTTTGAAGGAACATTGAAAAGACTGGTTTGGAACCTGAGTAGTTTTCATTTCGCGAATAATTATATTATTCTTGATCAAATTCAGTGcaatctcaatctcttcAGAGCTAGCCCTAGGAGACATTTCCTCCACGCCAGGCTCCGTGGATGAATTTGAGGGATCGGTAGACAATTCCGCGTTTTCGACAGAAAGCGGTGATGCGTCTTGGTGTCCTTGTTCATCAATATCATGCGGTCCTGAATCAGTACAGGGAACCTCAGTCGCGGCCGGAGGTGGCTGGTCTGTGTTCGGCGCCGCTGTAGCATAACGGGCAGGAGGTGCCAGCTGCCTGTCCCGAATAATCCCAGAGGTATGACACAGAATGGCTGGGTTCGGCGATCTGGTGTTGGGCGATTTCCGGCGCGAGGTAATAGTTCGAGAGGTTGCAGGCAGTGAGCGTCTTGGagggagcagcagcaacgcgCGTGATCGAGGACAGGAGGATTCGTTCCGGACAAAGAAACATGCGTGCCTAGCATTTCGGATGTAGGCGTAGGGCCCTGTTCCTGTCGCCATGGTGTGAGGGTCGGCGGCGCGTCGGAGTTTTAGCTCACGGGAAGATCCAATTCAGCCCCTGCATCATGAAACCAGATCAAGACCCTCCGCAAGCCGTGGTGGGCCGGCAGAAGCGGTCAATTGAAATGGTCGTCACAGCGATGAGAGTG carries:
- a CDS encoding uncharacterized protein (ID:PFLUO_003613-T1.cds;~source:funannotate); translation: MGETGSGKSTQIPQMVLDQAIRRQAGAEIRVLCVQPRRIAASSLAQRVAHERGEKIGDTVGFQVRFESHWPRTGGAITYCTTGIMLNLLQTSPQFLHSFSHIMLDEIHVRDVGIDFVMLLLKRLISQRQALGHSAPKVIVMSATLDVDLFSSYFSNKGPDGTMTPAPHLIIPGRSFPVEKHYLDEILQSLIRLYGSSDALAQFFNNPDTKYETSNYLLQHYKHFSSGPPSDVALVLESLKATPNQFRNASSEYEDPLIPYELLLATIVHILSTRDTGSVLVFLPGMKHILMVEEMLRSRGPGFGFSFSDENRFQILALHALLPEGQKNIAMEVPTGCRRILLATDIAEASVTFPDVKFVVDCGKAHEAVFDSKSLSRRLACSWISKSSAIQRAGRAGRVQPGEYFALYTEERHDGFRVTKSPEITRMDLQDVCLRAMVCAPDVSVTELLQEAIESPDIMNVQAAMDSLRRLQAVDENDTLTHLGHILSQLSIDPARAKLVILGIIFRCLDPLLIHGAMAESSLFRFQSTPDGKAQVVHELQSFAQASGSDHIGLINAFKAVRDVYMRSGRWKALDFCVKHCIHFPRYHETYLVSREILGKLSSAGLIRPDQASLDESYQFGGPELNANSRNPALIKALLLHCMYPQIAVPSLAPSRLRSPYCDTETDRKTVINRGSSILRIPSTDPKQKYMRVQSLFVFSKKVEVGLDGVSFKALFDTSLIDPLTACLFGGRLQWNGQNISMGSCVNIPVLSADGRDDQGAHGVIELRKAVDRSLAASYQYLVMQQQNRSHRGSHSAREAHFSALSKAIKEIIGLELHQLSSQKDVREEINVY